The following DNA comes from Burkholderia sp. HI2500.
ATCTTGTATTCCGCGGTGATCACGCGCGGGCCGAGCACGAGCGCGCCGGCAAACGTCAGCGCGTTGTCCGCGAGGTAGCTGATGACGCCGCCGTGCACGAAACCGTGCTGCTGCCGCAGTTCCTCGCGCACGGGCAGGCACAGCGACACTTCGTTGTCGCCGATATGCATCAGCTCCGTGCCCAGCAGCATGCTGAACGGTTGCGCGCGCAATGCGCCGCGCGCGTGGTCCGTGATGTCGGTCATCGACTTTCCTCGAAATGAGTGCCCGCTTGCGCTGAACTCTAGGAAGGGGGATGCCGATAAGCAAGGAAATTCGTCCGCATTTCGCGCAATTTCCAGCGCGATGCGACGCGATTATTGCGTCGAATGCCGTAGATTTCCCTGTTTGCGGGGGATTCCGCTGGAATGCGCGGACAACGTGAATTTCGTTGCCGTCCGTACCTAAAGTCGGACGAAGAAATGCCGCTAATGCCGGGGCATTGCCTCATCGTCCGCTTTCCAGGAATCTCCCCCATGTTCGGAAAAATCAAGCTCGCGTCGGGTCTGCTCGGCGTGTTGACCGTGTTTTGCGTCTTCCTGTTTGCGATCGAGGCGCTCGGCTTCTGGGCGCTCAAGTCGACGCGCAGCGGCGTCGACGATCTGTCGAACGTCGCGATCACGCAGGTCGAGGCGGCCAGCCAGGCGACCCAGCAGCTGCTCGACGCGCGCATCAACCTGTCACGTGCCGGCACGCGGATGGTGCGCGGCGGCCCGAAACCCGAGGACATCATCCGCCATGCCGGCGCGTCGCTCGCGGAAGCGGACAAGGCGTTCGCCGCGCTGACGGCCGCGCAGCCGGTCGACGATGCCAACCGCGCGCGCGTCGCGGCGCTCACCGAGCGCTATCGCGCGCTGCGCGGCGCGCTCGGCGAACTCGTGCAGTTCCTCGACGCCGACAACATCCAGGCCTTCCTCGACCAGCCGACGCAGAGCATCCAGGACGCCTATATCGCCGAGTTGCGCCGCTTCACCGACTACGGCGGCGCATCGAGCCGCACGGCGCTCGACACGATCGACGGCGGCATGCTCTGGTTCAAGTCGGTCGGCATCGTGCTGCTGGTGGCGATGCTCGTGGCGAGCGCGGCGATCTACGCGGCCGCTCGGCGCGCGGTCGTCGCGCCGCTGGAAGAAGCCGGCCGCCATTTCGAGCGGATCGCGCAGGGCCGGCTCGATGAGGTCGTGCGGGCAGGCGGCGTGTTCGAGATTGACCGGATGCTGCGCGGCCTCGCCACGATGCAGACGAGCATCGCGGGCACCGTGCGCACGGTGCGCCAGGCGTCCGACGCGATCCACCTCGGCGCGGGCGAGATCGCGGGCGGCAACGCCGACCTGTCGGCGCGCACCGGCACGCAGGCCGCGTCGCTCGAGGAAACGGCCGCGAGCATGGAGGAACTGACGGCGACCGTCCGGCAGAACACCGACAGCGCGCGTGCGGCGAGCGCGCTGGCCGACGCGGCGCTCGAGGCGACGAGCCACGGCGGCGGCGTGGTCGACAGCGTGATCGGCCGGATGCGCGGCATCGCGCAGAGCTCGGGGCGGATCGCGGAGATCATCTCGGTGATCGACGGCATCGCGTTCCAGACCAACATCCTCGCGCTGAACGCGGCCGTGGAAGCCGCCCGCGCGGGCGAACAGGGGCGCGGCTTCGCGGTCGTCGCGGGTGAGGTGCGCTCGCTCGCGCAGCGCAGCGCGCAATCGGCGAAGGAGATCAAGGCGCTGATCGAGGATTCGGTCGCGCAGATCAACGGCGGCGCGGAGCTCGTCGAGCGCGCCGGCGATGCGATGCGGACGGTGTCGGCGTCGATCACGCGCGTCGTGCAGACGATGTCCGAGATCACGGCGGCGTCGGTCGAGCAGAGCGTCGGGATCGAGCAGGTGAACCAGGCCGTCACGCAGATGGATCAGCTCACGCAGCAGAACGCGGCGCTGGTGGAGGAGGTCGCGGCGGCGGCCGCGTCGCTGAACGACCAGACCGCGCACCTGATGCAGGCGGTGTCGGTGTTCGAACTGGGCGACGGCCGCGCCGCACGCGGCGAGCGCGCGGCGCCGTCGTTCGACGACGCGGGTTACGCGCCGGCCGGCAGCGCCGCGTAGGCGGTCTCGAGGTGGTAGGGCGTCGTCGACGGCATGTCGGCGCGCGCCACCTGCCCGTCCGCCGTCTTGCACTCGAACCAGCCGCGCGGATGCAGGAAGCGCGCGGCGAAGCGTTCGATCTGCCGCGCGAGCGGCGCGGAGGCCGGCGTGCCGCCGTGCGTCGCGAGCGCGCGCAGATACTCGGTCTGCGCCCAGATCCGCTGCGTGCCGTCGATGCACGCGCCTTGCGCGTCGAGCGCCGCGCAGACGCCGCCCGTCTGCGGATCGACGCCGTATTGCTCCGCGAACACGAATGCGCGCGCCAGCGCGCCGGGGAGCCCGGTCTGCGCGAGCCGCGCGCCGGCCGCATCGACCAGATAGAACCATTCGAACTGATGACCGGGCTCGAACCGGTTGTCGGCTGCGCCGAGCGGCAGTTCGGCCACGCAGCCGGTTGCCGCGTCGACGAACGTGCGCTCGACGGCCTGCGCGGTGCGTGCGAGCGCGTCGTCGAACGCCGTGTCGCCGAATGCGGCGGCCGCCGCGAGCCACGCTTCGGTCAGGTGCATCAGCGGATTCTGCAGCGCCCCGCTGCCGGATGACGAGAAATCGGCGTGGCGCGCCGCGTCGAGCAGCGCGTCGCCGCGGTGCGGCGCGAAGCGGTCCTGAATCAGCGCGGCGGTCTCTTCGGCTGTCTTGCGCGCGGCGGCGTCGCCCGACGCCGCATACCACGCGGCGCACGCGAACACGATGAAGGCGTGCGTGTAGAGATCCTTGGTCGTGTCGAGCGGGGCGCCCTGCGCGTCCACGCTGTAGTGCCAGCCGCCGTGGCGCGGGTCGCGAAAGTGGCGGCCCAGCGCGTCGAACAGCGTGGCCGCGTGCGTGGCGTCGCCGGCCTGCGCGAACACGAACAGTTGCCGTGCGCAGGCCATCGCGCGATAACGGGTCACGGGCAGCGGCGCGTGGGTGGCCGGATCGACGGCTTCGAACGGCAACTGTAATGTCTGGTCGAACCCTGAACCCCGCCAGATCGGCAAGACGACGTGCGCGAAATGGTGGCGCAGCTGGGCGGCCTGGGCGGAAGCGGAGTCGGAAACGGACATGACGGGGTTGAGCGCTGGGTTCGAAACGTGTCGGCGCGGCCCGGAGGATCGGCGCGGCCGGGGCCAAGGATAAAACATTCCGCACGGCCGGCACCAGAAAAGGAGATAAATCGCATGCTGAGCAACCTGGAACTCGTGATGCGGCTCGTCCTCGCGGCGGCACTGGGCAGCGTCATCGGCTTCGAGCGCGAGCGTCTGTCGTGGGCGGCCGGCCTGCGGACGCACATGCTCGTCTGTGTCGGTTCGACGCTGATCATGATCGTGTCGGCGTTCGGGTTCGCCGACGTGCTCGGCAGCAGCGAGCACATCGTGCTCGACCCGTCGCGGATCGCCGCGCAGGTCGTATCGGGCATCGGCTTCCTGGGGGCGGGCTCGATCCTGCTGCGCGGCGAGATCGTGCGCGGGCTGACGACCGCCGCGAGCCTGTGGTCGGTTGCCGCGATCGGCCTCGCGGTGGGCGGCGGGCTCTACGTCGCGTCGATTTCGGCGACGATCATCATCCTGATCATCCTGGCCGGCATCAAGCCGCTGGAGCGGCGCTACTTCACGGTGCGCCAGCGGCGCCAGCTCGCGCTGACGGTCGTGGGCGGCACGCTGAACTTCGATTCGCTGCACGCGGCGCTCGGCCCGGACAGTGCGCGGGTGAAGCAGTTCATCGTGCAGCGCGCCGACGACACGGGCGAGCACGACGAGGTGCGCATCGCGCTCGCGCGGGTGTCGGAACTCGAATACCAGGCGATCTGCGACAAGCTGCGCGCGCTGAAGGGCGTCACGCGTTTCGAAGAGGGCAACGGGTTGTCGGGCGACGAATAGGCGGAATCGGCGACGGGGCGTACGACAATGGCCGACCGCCGATTCCGTTCGACATCCGGTTCCGCGCTTGCGGGCCCCGCCATCCGATTTTCTTGATCTCCGCCAAATACGAGTCGAAACTGTCGTGATTTTCAAGGGTTTGCGGAGAATTGCTTTTCGACCCTTCAATCGCGAGAGGCTTTGCTTCAAGTCAGTCGATCCATCTGGGGATGGCGGGAACGAGGGGAGGGTGGGGCACCGATACGATTCGTCGGGCGTGGGCGACCTTGCGCCAGTCGGGCGCTGTTTGTGGGGCGCTATCATCTCGCCACTTCAAAGACTGGGGTTCGTCCGCATCCAGGTTGCAAGCAATCGCGGGAGATGGGGCGGCGCCGGCACTTTGTCGGCACCTTTCACAAGATCATTCATTCTCAGCCCGATTGTGGTGGCTGGCGTGGCCGCTGCTTCAATCGCTTTGAGGGTTTCATGTCGATCGAGTGCGACTTCCCATTTTGTCGTCGCAAGCATGCACTTGGGAAGTTGTGCGGTCATTTTTTCTTTGGTAATGCGTATCTATTGCTGAATTCGGCGACGTCTT
Coding sequences within:
- a CDS encoding PaaI family thioesterase, with protein sequence MTDITDHARGALRAQPFSMLLGTELMHIGDNEVSLCLPVREELRQQHGFVHGGVISYLADNALTFAGALVLGPRVITAEYKINYLRPAVNGTLVARAKLVYAGRHQATCQCHVFVIDGDHERLVAIAQGTINRVGDGKMPDAPEETA
- a CDS encoding methyl-accepting chemotaxis protein, with the protein product MFGKIKLASGLLGVLTVFCVFLFAIEALGFWALKSTRSGVDDLSNVAITQVEAASQATQQLLDARINLSRAGTRMVRGGPKPEDIIRHAGASLAEADKAFAALTAAQPVDDANRARVAALTERYRALRGALGELVQFLDADNIQAFLDQPTQSIQDAYIAELRRFTDYGGASSRTALDTIDGGMLWFKSVGIVLLVAMLVASAAIYAAARRAVVAPLEEAGRHFERIAQGRLDEVVRAGGVFEIDRMLRGLATMQTSIAGTVRTVRQASDAIHLGAGEIAGGNADLSARTGTQAASLEETAASMEELTATVRQNTDSARAASALADAALEATSHGGGVVDSVIGRMRGIAQSSGRIAEIISVIDGIAFQTNILALNAAVEAARAGEQGRGFAVVAGEVRSLAQRSAQSAKEIKALIEDSVAQINGGAELVERAGDAMRTVSASITRVVQTMSEITAASVEQSVGIEQVNQAVTQMDQLTQQNAALVEEVAAAAASLNDQTAHLMQAVSVFELGDGRAARGERAAPSFDDAGYAPAGSAA
- a CDS encoding AGE family epimerase/isomerase yields the protein MSVSDSASAQAAQLRHHFAHVVLPIWRGSGFDQTLQLPFEAVDPATHAPLPVTRYRAMACARQLFVFAQAGDATHAATLFDALGRHFRDPRHGGWHYSVDAQGAPLDTTKDLYTHAFIVFACAAWYAASGDAAARKTAEETAALIQDRFAPHRGDALLDAARHADFSSSGSGALQNPLMHLTEAWLAAAAAFGDTAFDDALARTAQAVERTFVDAATGCVAELPLGAADNRFEPGHQFEWFYLVDAAGARLAQTGLPGALARAFVFAEQYGVDPQTGGVCAALDAQGACIDGTQRIWAQTEYLRALATHGGTPASAPLARQIERFAARFLHPRGWFECKTADGQVARADMPSTTPYHLETAYAALPAGA
- a CDS encoding MgtC/SapB family protein; protein product: MLSNLELVMRLVLAAALGSVIGFERERLSWAAGLRTHMLVCVGSTLIMIVSAFGFADVLGSSEHIVLDPSRIAAQVVSGIGFLGAGSILLRGEIVRGLTTAASLWSVAAIGLAVGGGLYVASISATIIILIILAGIKPLERRYFTVRQRRQLALTVVGGTLNFDSLHAALGPDSARVKQFIVQRADDTGEHDEVRIALARVSELEYQAICDKLRALKGVTRFEEGNGLSGDE